One window of Papaver somniferum cultivar HN1 chromosome 9, ASM357369v1, whole genome shotgun sequence genomic DNA carries:
- the LOC113308666 gene encoding protein DETOXIFICATION 29-like isoform X1, whose protein sequence is MDDSASNYSVPLLTNRNENSDPVSFGRKVWEESKMVWYIAGPCILSAIFQFSLAFTTQTWVGHVGTLELAAFGLQNLVISGLTYGIMLGMGSALEILCGQAYGAGKLTILGIYLQRSWVILLGTALPLTLISVFATPILLVLGQKQEIAELAGTYSIWMIPQLYMYALNFPMQRFLQAQSKVMPLAWISFGVFVIHVPLSWFCVMKWGLVGAAASLNFSWVLVVILQFVYIVSGSCKDSWTGFSWWLLLSYLIFSGYLWPQLSCSAWSIGHICF, encoded by the exons ATGGATGATTCAGCTTCAAACTACTCAGTTCCTTTGTTAACAAACAGAAATGAAAATTCTGATCCAGTATCCTTCGGTCGAAAAGTTTGGGAAGAATCTAAGATGGTGTGGTACATAGCAGGACCGTGCATATTAAGTGCAATATTTCAATTCTCTCTTGCTTTCACCACTCAAACATGGGTTGGTCATGTTGGTACACTTGAACTTGCTGCTTTTGGTCTTCAAAACTTGGTCATTTCTGGGCTCACCTATGGGATCATG TTGGGTATGGGAAGTGCATTAGAAATATTATGTGGACAAGCCTATGGAGCAGGAAAACTAACAATTCTAGGGATATACTTACAGAGATCATGGGTCATTCTGCTCGGAACAGCATTACCATTAACACTAATCTCAGTATTTGCAACACCAATTCTACTGGTTTTAGGCCAAAAACAGGAGATTGCAGAATTAGCCGGTACATATTCTATATGGATGATACCACAATTATACATGTATGCATTGAATTTTCCTATGCAGAGATTTTTACAAGCCCAGAGTAAAGTAATGCCATTAGCTTGGATATCATTTGGAGTTTTCGTAATTCATGTTCCATTAAGTTGGTTTTGTGTTATGAAATGGGGTTTGGTTGGAGCAGCAGCTTCTTTGAATTTTTCATGGGTCTTGGTTGTCAttcttcaatttgtttatatTGTCTCCGGAAGTTGTAAGGACTCTTGGACTGGTTTTTCATGGTGGCTTTTACTGAGTTACTTGATTTTCTCTGGTTATCTCTGGCCTCAGCTGTCATGCTCTG CTTGGAGTATTGGGCATATATGCTTTTGA
- the LOC113308666 gene encoding protein DETOXIFICATION 33-like isoform X2: MSSFFYFCSMNVEGWIYMVPLGYIAAVSVRVSNELGDGNAAAAKFSVWVTVSIALVTQTAFAILILITRKDFPKLFTDDMIVMKEVSNVAVYLCISIILCAVQTVLTGMAIGVGWQASIAYVNITTYYLIALPIAIFMGFKLDWGLEGLWIGTQIGIGLQTIVIIVMCCRADRDKEVQLSKDRVSEDVGSREEQKLIH, translated from the exons ATGTCTTCTTTTTTCTACTTTTGTAGTATGAATGTTGAAGGATGGATATACATGGTACCACTTGGGTACATTGCTGCTGTCAG TGTAAGGGTCTCTAATGAATTGGGAGACGGAAATGCAGCTGCTGCAAAATTTTCTGTTTGGGTTACAGTCTCAATTGCTCTAGTCACACAGACTGCTTTTGCTATCCTAATCTTGATAACAAGAAAAGATTTCCCAAAACTCTTTACAGATGACATGATTGTTATGAAAGAAGTTAGTAATGTAGCGGTGTATTTATGTATATCAATCATCCTCTGTGCCGTTCAAACCGTTTTAACAG GTATGGCTATTGGAGTTGGTTGGCAGGCTAGTATAGCCTATGTTAATATCACAACCTACTATCTCATTGCGCTGCCCATAGCTATTTTTATGGGATTCAAATTAGATTGGGGTCTAGAG GGACTTTGGATTGGAACACAAATTGGGATAGGTCTTCAGACAATCGTTATCATAGTTATGTGTTGTCGTGCGGACCGGGACAAAGAG GTGCAATTATCCAAAGATAGAGTTTCAGAGGATGTTGGTTCACGGGAGGAACAAAAGTTGATTCACTAA